From Zingiber officinale cultivar Zhangliang chromosome 5B, Zo_v1.1, whole genome shotgun sequence, the proteins below share one genomic window:
- the LOC121986985 gene encoding uncharacterized protein LOC121986985 — protein MVMRRLCRKLDREDGLETVLEVPIPEEMFADDVNAGGEMRTWLNAQAFDNAAADDQHQQQQVSRRKSELQLLLNVVGLPLVPCPVPSDHAFGGRSILLRDNSSLQESSAKYIIHQYIAATGGQAALTSISTMYAVGKVRMSASEFQGSDGPNEVGGYVLWQRSPDVWYFELIMAGCKMSAGSDGKLTWRQSASMQSHALRGPPRPLRRSLQVSTP, from the exons ATGGTGATGAGAAGATTGTGCCGAAAATTGGACCGGGAAGATGGCCTGGAGACGGTGCTGGAGGTGCCCATCCCGGAGGAAATGTTCGCCGACGACGTCAACGCCGGCGGCGAGATGAGGACTTGGCTCAACGCGCAGGCTTTCGACAACGCCGCCGCCGACGATCAGCACCAGCAACAGCAAGTCTCCCGCCGTAAATCCGAGCTGCAGCTCCTCCTCAACGTCGTCGGCTTGCCTCTCGTACCCTGCCCCGTCCCCTCCGATCATGCCTTCGGCGGCCGTTCTATCCTCCTTCGTGATAACTCCTCCCTC caagagTCGTCGGCGAAGTACATCATCCACCAGTACATCGCGGCGACGGGAGGTCAGGCGGCGCTGACGTCGATAAGCACCATGTACGCGGTGGGGAAGGTGAGGATGAGCGCGTCGGAGTTCCAGGGGAGCGACGGCCCCAACGAGGTCGGAGGGTACGTGCTGTGGCAGAGGAGCCCCGACGTGTGGTACTTCGAGCTCATCATGGCCGGATGTAAGATGAGCGCCGGCAGCGACGGAAAGCTCACCTGGAGGCAGTCCGCCTCCATGCAATCCCACGCCCTCAGAGGCCCCCCGCGCCCGTTGCGCCGATCTCTGCAGGTGTCGACACCGTGA
- the LOC121985610 gene encoding uncharacterized protein LOC121985610, translating to MGLSNWILMMTKQGLDPRSTANLFSNDAVCTGEKTINGEECFMLKLEADRETLKARSAANFDMVHHTIWGYFSQRTGLLVQLDDTYLLSMKGAGGCGQTIFWETTMESALDDYRLVDGVSVSVSVAHAGHTTVTLSRYGEGTAKHKRRMEETWTIEEVDFNLLGLSMDCFLPPADMKKDQDGWQQ from the coding sequence ATGGGATTGAGCAATTGGATTTTGATGATGACGAAACAGGGATTGGATCCGAGGTCGACGGCGAACCTCTTCTCGAACGACGCGGTGTGCACCGGCGAGAAGACGATCAACGGCGAGGAATGCTTCATGCTGAAGCTGGAGGCGGATCGGGAGACGCTGAAAGCCCGGAGCGCCGCCAACTTCGACATGGTGCACCACACGATATGGGGTTACTTCAGCCAGCGCACCGGCCTCCTCGTCCAGCTCGACGACACCTACCTCCTCAGCATGAAGGGTGCCGGCGGCTGCGGCCAGACCATCTTCTGGGAGACCACCATGGAGTCCGCCCTCGACGACTACCGCCTGGTCGACGGCGTCAGCGTCAGCGTCAGCGTCGCGCACGCAGGCCACACCACCGTCACCCTGTCCCGGTACGGCGAGGGCACGGCCAAACACAAGCGGAGGATGGAGGAGACGTGGACCATCGAGGAGGTGGATTTCAACCTCTTGGGCTTGTCCATGGACTGCTTCCTCCCGCCGGCCGACATGAAGAAGGACCAAGACGGATGGCAGCAGTGA
- the LOC121985609 gene encoding uncharacterized protein LOC121985609 isoform X1, producing MTKKRQAAARAHRIGSKPDFLLDGNWHPVIDWVEKDPEIDPEELAKIKTAYVGNLPKDADEDFLRKMFDPLGKIEKVAVSRKGPYPVGFVHFARRSDLDYAIREMDGQIVQGPYRGPKFKIQVAVARPVVMGKRPHIELKSKPPSEAGVLPHSYEDLTSDSFERKSKALRLTNQAYDDGVGPYEATVITLPAAVKERLLRLFRRGLATRFDLDLDCITSLKELPGSLATAILDQFMISGTDKRDKRAYFMSLLSKVDRFARGNPLYQTQKSIDYLPEESELTSLPAPVLLEEIDHPSPRYRISPPARYASNSSLYDSPPRSRQSVGRLIEAAPSSYSRPISPARYRSAAGSSIRLDPEKYPAERRQIRFDPFTGEPYKFDPFTGELIGSEPRSRHSGSYF from the exons atgaCCAAAAAAAGACag GCCGCAGCACGAGCACATCGCATTGGATCAAAACCGGATTTTCTTCTTGATGGTAATTGGCATCCTGTAATAGATTGGGTTGAGAAGGATCCTGAAATCGATCCTGAAGAGCTAGCAAAG ATTAAGACTGCTTATGTCGGAAACCTTCCAAAAGATGCTGATGAAGATTTCCTAAGGAAGATGTTTGATCCACTAGGAAAG ATTGAGAAGGTTGCAGTTTCACGAAAAGGCCCCTACCCAGTCGGATTTGTCCACTTTGCTAGACGCTCA GATCTGGATTATGCAATCAGGGAAATGGATGGGCAAATAGTACAGGGACCCTATAGAGGGCCAAAGTTCAAAATCCAG GTTGCAGTTGCAAGGCCTGTCGTGATGGGGAAACGTCCTCACATTGAGCTGAAAAGTAAACCTCCTAGTGAGGCTGGAGTTCTACCTCATTCATATGAAGACCTCACTTCAGATTCATTTGAACGTAAATCAAAGGCACTTAGACTTACTAACCAG GCCTATGATGATGGTGTGGGTCCATATGAGGCAACTGTCATCACCTTACCGGCAGCTGTTAAAGAACGCCTTCTTCGATTGTTTCGTCGGGGGCTTGCTACTCGATTTGAT TTGGATCTTGATTGCATCACAAGTTTGAAAGAGCTTCCTGGATCTTTAGCGACGGCTATTCTTGATCAG TTTATGATATCAGGTACTGATAAGCGTGATAAGAGAGCATACTTTATGTCATTGCTTTCTAAG GTTGACAGGTTTGCAAGAGGCAACCCACTGTACCAGACACAGAAGTCAATCGACTATTTGCCCGAAGAATCTGAGCTGACTAGTCTACCGGCTCCAGTTCTTTTAGAAGAAATTGATCATCCCAGTCCTAG GTACAGAATTTCACCACCAGCACGATACGCTTCTAACTCTTCACTTTATGATAGTCCACCGCGCTCTCGACAAAGTGTCGGAAGACTGATAGAAGCAGCGCCTTCATCATATAGCCGTCCAATCTCCCCAGCGCGATATCGCTCTGCTGCAGGATCAAGCATTCGACTCGACCCTGAGAAATATCCCGCTGAGCGTCGGCAAATAAGGTTTGATCCTTTCACCGGCGAGCCCTACAAGTTCGATCCATTCACAGGAGAGCTGATAGGGTCAGAACCGCGCAGCCGACATTCAGGGAGCTACTTCTGA
- the LOC121985609 gene encoding uncharacterized protein LOC121985609 isoform X2: MTKKRQAAARAHRIGSKPDFLLDGNWHPVIDWVEKDPEIDPEELAKIKTAYVGNLPKDADEDFLRKMFDPLGKIEKVAVSRKGPYPVGFVHFARRSDLDYAIREMDGQIVQGPYRGPKFKIQVAVARPVVMGKRPHIELKSKPPSEAGVLPHSYEDLTSDSFERKSKALRLTNQAYDDGVGPYEATVITLPAAVKERLLRLFRRGLATRFDLDLDCITSLKELPGSLATAILDQFMISG; the protein is encoded by the exons atgaCCAAAAAAAGACag GCCGCAGCACGAGCACATCGCATTGGATCAAAACCGGATTTTCTTCTTGATGGTAATTGGCATCCTGTAATAGATTGGGTTGAGAAGGATCCTGAAATCGATCCTGAAGAGCTAGCAAAG ATTAAGACTGCTTATGTCGGAAACCTTCCAAAAGATGCTGATGAAGATTTCCTAAGGAAGATGTTTGATCCACTAGGAAAG ATTGAGAAGGTTGCAGTTTCACGAAAAGGCCCCTACCCAGTCGGATTTGTCCACTTTGCTAGACGCTCA GATCTGGATTATGCAATCAGGGAAATGGATGGGCAAATAGTACAGGGACCCTATAGAGGGCCAAAGTTCAAAATCCAG GTTGCAGTTGCAAGGCCTGTCGTGATGGGGAAACGTCCTCACATTGAGCTGAAAAGTAAACCTCCTAGTGAGGCTGGAGTTCTACCTCATTCATATGAAGACCTCACTTCAGATTCATTTGAACGTAAATCAAAGGCACTTAGACTTACTAACCAG GCCTATGATGATGGTGTGGGTCCATATGAGGCAACTGTCATCACCTTACCGGCAGCTGTTAAAGAACGCCTTCTTCGATTGTTTCGTCGGGGGCTTGCTACTCGATTTGAT TTGGATCTTGATTGCATCACAAGTTTGAAAGAGCTTCCTGGATCTTTAGCGACGGCTATTCTTGATCAG TTTATGATATCAG GTTGA
- the LOC121985612 gene encoding uncharacterized protein LOC121985612 — translation MGTERSSNSISALRLENPFSLKVAQVFTGFGIGCGVGIGVGRPIYLGAIPAVQQVLMSARGATDAFSGVGRHVNSSLMKLGFKNIEVGIGCGVGVGHGFGVGLALKPGVVNRIQNSFGEMLEKAMITVGNVPVLASIQGAIPSLGKGAVTVPSGSPIGNAQVSSGRVTTDLKFGNTYIGPTEEVTHSSYASKEPLLEKSITSHTERVINSFLHDPLFKDSEMEVNETAGNLDLEKNVLKVLLAHQRVIGDLIEENQRLQQILVEDLKIPPSKLQMKPNSKSKAYYTCSDCFECRRRRRKAR, via the exons ATGGGAACCGAGCGTAGTTCCAACAGCATCTCAGCTCTCCGGTTGGAGAATCCCTTCTCTCTCAAGGTTGCCCAGGTCTTCACGGGGTTCGGCATCGGCTGTGGTGTCGGCATCGGCGTCGGCCGACCCATATATCTAG GTGCAATTCCGGCAGTTCAGCAAGTCTTGATGTCTGCTAGAGGCGCAACCGATGCTTTTTCTGGAGTTGGGAGACACGTTAATAGTTCT CTAATGAAGTTGGGCTTCAAGAACATTGAAGTTGGCATCGGATGTGGAGTTGGTGTGGGACATGGCTTTGGTGTAG GACTTGCCTTGAAGCCTGGAGTGGTTAATCGGATCCAAAATAGTTTTGGG GAAATGCTGGAGAAGGCTATGATAACTGTAGGCAATGTACCTGTCTTAGCTTCCATCCAAGGTGCTATTCCTAGCCTTGGTAAAGGGGCGGTGACTGTCCCAAGTGGAAGTCCTATTGGAAATGCACAAGTGTCAAGTGGAAGAGTGACAACAGATTTAAAGTTTGGAAATACTTATATAGGACCTACTGAAGAAGTCACGCATAGTTCATATGCATCCAAAGAGCCGCTACTAGAAAAATCGATTACAAGTCACACTGAAAGGGTGATCAACAGTTTCTTACACGATCCCCTTTTCAAGGATTCTGAGATGGAAGTTAATGAAACG GCAGGAAACCTGGACTTGGAAAAAAATGTGCTCAAAGTG CTGTTGGCACACCAGAGAGTCATCGGAGACTTGATCGAGGAGAATCAGAGACTGCAACAAATACTCGTTGAGGATCTAAAAATTCCACCTTCCAAACTACAAATGAAGCCCAACAGTAAATCAAAGGCTTATTACACATGTTCTGACTGTTTCGAatgccgaagaagaagaagaaaggccaGATAG